One window from the genome of Alkalihalobacillus sp. LMS6 encodes:
- a CDS encoding bifunctional UDP-sugar hydrolase/5'-nucleotidase, which yields MAQSTPAIEYAFNRYESRFYCASYPAHRPRVYVRVVDQGGIVIKTTVTIFHTNDIHSGFQNWSNIVGYIKQHRSQHTRYVDLGDHADRANPMTEATAGVGNIQLLNEANVDFATIGNNEGVTFSQEMLDDMYSEAQFQIILANLRDRKTGQRPHWAVPSLIDEMDGIRIGYIGYTSAMTHFYEQLGWDVSYTIDDIQADVNRLKPDVDAVILLSHLGLPKDEMIAKNVQGIAAIIGAHTHHSLHGGLKINETWITQAGKHGNYFGELTLTFEQNQLIHTEPKLIDPTQCQEDESSKQLLETLNQQATTALSEPIIALTKPFDVKWFEPTHATQGLCDALTEWCGEEIGMLNAGVLMESLPKGNVTYGDIHRICPHPINPCIVELTGKQLIDTIRRAQTDDIVKLELKGFGFRGKVLGLMLFTGIDITSEGIFVKGEHVVEDAMYRLATLDMYTFGFLFPHIANAAYKQYLLPEFLRDIVAKLLQTGTNTFSFS from the coding sequence TTGGCTCAATCGACGCCTGCAATCGAATATGCTTTTAATCGTTATGAGAGTCGTTTTTATTGCGCTAGCTATCCAGCTCATCGTCCAAGGGTTTATGTAAGGGTAGTTGATCAAGGAGGGATCGTCATTAAGACAACTGTAACAATTTTTCATACGAACGATATCCATAGTGGTTTTCAAAACTGGTCAAATATCGTTGGATACATAAAGCAACATCGTTCTCAACACACACGTTATGTGGATTTAGGTGATCACGCGGATCGAGCAAACCCAATGACGGAAGCTACGGCCGGGGTTGGCAATATTCAATTGTTAAATGAAGCGAACGTTGATTTTGCAACAATTGGTAATAATGAAGGGGTTACCTTTTCTCAAGAAATGTTAGATGATATGTATAGCGAAGCGCAATTTCAAATCATTTTAGCAAATCTTCGAGACCGAAAAACGGGACAGCGACCACATTGGGCTGTTCCCTCCCTCATTGATGAAATGGACGGCATACGGATTGGTTATATTGGCTATACCTCAGCTATGACGCATTTTTATGAACAGTTAGGGTGGGATGTTTCTTATACAATTGACGACATTCAAGCCGATGTTAATCGATTAAAACCGGACGTTGATGCTGTTATTTTATTATCTCATCTAGGTTTACCAAAAGATGAAATGATTGCAAAAAACGTCCAAGGAATTGCAGCAATTATAGGTGCACACACGCACCATAGTTTACACGGTGGGTTGAAAATCAATGAAACATGGATTACCCAAGCTGGAAAACACGGTAATTATTTTGGTGAATTGACGCTAACATTTGAGCAAAATCAGTTGATCCATACAGAGCCAAAGTTAATTGATCCTACACAATGTCAGGAAGATGAAAGTAGTAAGCAGCTTTTAGAGACGTTAAATCAACAAGCAACTACTGCCCTTTCTGAGCCAATAATTGCACTGACAAAACCATTTGATGTGAAATGGTTTGAACCAACACATGCAACACAAGGACTATGTGATGCACTAACCGAATGGTGTGGCGAAGAGATTGGTATGTTGAATGCAGGAGTGCTAATGGAAAGTTTGCCAAAAGGCAATGTGACGTATGGGGATATTCACCGAATCTGTCCACACCCGATTAATCCATGTATTGTGGAATTGACAGGGAAGCAATTAATCGATACAATTCGCAGAGCTCAGACCGATGATATCGTCAAGCTAGAGCTAAAAGGCTTCGGTTTCCGAGGAAAAGTGCTCGGGTTGATGTTGTTTACTGGTATCGACATTACGTCCGAAGGGATCTTTGTAAAAGGTGAGCACGTAGTTGAGGATGCGATGTATCGACTGGCAACCCTTGATATGTATACATTCGGTTTTTTATTTCCGCATATTGCGAATGCAGCTTATAAACAATATTTACTGCCTGAATTTTTACGTGATATAGTTGCGAAGTTATTGCAGACAGGAACAAACACGTTTTCTTTTTCATAA
- a CDS encoding sulfite exporter TauE/SafE family protein, producing the protein MILLFLLVGFVAGAFGSLLGLGGGVIVVPALLLMPLIVTDLNTISAQAAAGTSLATMIITGLSSVLAYHKQRVIDVKSAFIFLIGIVPGAVLGAFVSRALPTEAFLVYFGFFMLVIALSLFFRPKHHIEKRTQKSYWRTGVDESGKPFAYGFSYPTAILISIVVGFLSSLFGVGGGAIMVPVMMLVFGYPIKIATATAMLIVLFSAIVGTGAHAIGGHIEWMLVLALIPGAWLGATFGAWLNRRLQSNMLLIVMRVVFIALAIQLIVQGFM; encoded by the coding sequence ATGATTCTATTGTTTTTACTTGTTGGTTTTGTAGCAGGAGCGTTCGGGAGCTTGCTTGGATTAGGTGGAGGCGTTATTGTTGTTCCAGCACTACTGCTGATGCCTTTGATCGTTACGGATTTAAATACTATTTCTGCTCAAGCTGCTGCAGGAACATCATTAGCCACAATGATTATAACAGGTTTATCTTCTGTGTTAGCCTATCATAAACAACGTGTCATTGACGTAAAAAGCGCGTTTATCTTTTTAATCGGCATTGTACCAGGGGCTGTGCTCGGGGCTTTTGTAAGTCGAGCCTTACCTACAGAAGCGTTTTTAGTTTACTTTGGCTTCTTCATGTTAGTAATCGCGTTAAGTCTCTTTTTTCGACCTAAGCATCACATTGAAAAAAGAACGCAAAAATCGTATTGGCGCACAGGTGTAGACGAAAGTGGCAAGCCATTTGCCTATGGTTTCTCTTATCCAACGGCTATTCTCATTAGCATCGTGGTCGGTTTTTTATCGAGTCTATTCGGTGTGGGTGGTGGAGCGATTATGGTTCCAGTTATGATGCTAGTGTTCGGCTACCCAATCAAAATAGCTACAGCAACAGCGATGTTAATTGTGCTGTTTTCGGCGATTGTAGGAACTGGCGCACATGCAATAGGTGGACATATTGAATGGATGCTTGTACTGGCTCTTATCCCAGGTGCTTGGCTTGGGGCAACGTTTGGTGCTTGGCTCAATCGACGCCTGCAATCGAATATGCTTTTAATCGTTATGAGAGTCGTTTTTATTGCGCTAGCTATCCAGCTCATCGTCCAAGGGTTTATGTAA
- a CDS encoding DUF72 domain-containing protein, with protein MIYIGLTGWGDHHSLYEGIKPHQKLETYAGYFPIVELDSSFYAVQSQASMEKWIKETPDSFQFIVKAYQDITGHTRNESPFSSRDEMYQAFTASLEPLKKANKLAMVLCQFPPWFDVQSKHVQILRYVREKLRDYPTALEFRHQSWFSSQYKEKTLQYMRNDNWIHSICDEPQAGEGSVPTILEPTVKEKTLVRLHGRNRHGWNGPRNGENWREVRYLYDYNKQELREWEANLVQLAQEVENVYVVFNNNSGGHAAGNAQTLIKDMNIVYEDLASRQLDLF; from the coding sequence GTGATTTACATTGGTTTAACTGGTTGGGGGGACCATCATTCTTTATACGAAGGCATTAAACCTCATCAAAAGTTAGAGACCTATGCTGGCTACTTTCCTATAGTTGAGCTAGATTCGAGTTTCTATGCTGTGCAATCACAAGCTTCAATGGAAAAGTGGATCAAAGAAACACCGGATTCCTTTCAATTTATTGTAAAAGCGTATCAAGATATAACAGGACACACGCGTAATGAATCGCCTTTCTCATCACGAGACGAGATGTATCAAGCATTTACGGCTTCATTGGAGCCACTAAAAAAAGCAAATAAGCTTGCCATGGTACTTTGTCAATTCCCACCATGGTTTGATGTTCAGTCAAAACACGTACAGATTCTTCGGTATGTGCGAGAAAAGCTAAGAGACTATCCAACGGCATTGGAGTTTCGGCATCAGTCCTGGTTCTCGTCCCAATATAAAGAAAAAACACTGCAATATATGCGCAACGATAACTGGATTCACAGTATTTGCGATGAGCCTCAAGCAGGAGAGGGATCTGTTCCGACCATACTTGAGCCAACCGTAAAAGAAAAAACACTCGTCCGACTTCACGGTCGCAATCGCCATGGTTGGAATGGCCCGAGAAATGGTGAGAATTGGCGAGAGGTTCGCTATCTATATGATTACAATAAGCAAGAGCTTAGGGAATGGGAAGCCAATCTAGTGCAGCTTGCTCAAGAAGTAGAGAATGTTTATGTTGTGTTTAATAACAATTCAGGTGGACATGCGGCAGGGAACGCGCAAACGTTAATTAAAGATATGAACATTGTGTATGAGGATTTAGCTTCTCGACAATTAGATTTATTTTAA
- a CDS encoding DUF1259 domain-containing protein, with translation MNMQALCDQCSTVLHGQGSVHNGVCSITIPRHIAATIQGRWAKGAIHAGVTFESFDEQGFALNLGEFVILEEELHSFTQALLQQGIVISAIHNHWIFTSPTLLYVHFQSIDLPIQFAQKTANAMQTLRSL, from the coding sequence ATGAATATGCAGGCATTATGTGATCAGTGTTCAACCGTTCTACATGGACAGGGCTCGGTACATAACGGGGTTTGTTCCATCACCATCCCTAGGCACATTGCTGCTACGATACAAGGAAGGTGGGCAAAAGGAGCGATCCACGCTGGGGTGACATTCGAGTCATTCGATGAACAAGGGTTTGCGTTAAATTTAGGTGAGTTTGTCATTCTAGAAGAAGAACTTCACTCGTTTACGCAAGCTCTTCTTCAACAGGGGATCGTTATTAGTGCTATTCATAACCATTGGATCTTCACAAGTCCGACATTACTCTATGTTCACTTTCAATCAATTGATTTACCGATTCAATTTGCTCAAAAAACAGCAAATGCAATGCAAACATTACGATCTTTGTAA
- the sufB gene encoding Fe-S cluster assembly protein SufB → MAKKMPDIGEYKYGFSDRDVSIFRSGRGLTKEIVEEISRMKDEPQWMLDFRLKSLEQFYKMPMPQWGGDLSELNFDDITYYVKASDKTERSWDEVPEEIKNTFDKLGIPEAEQKYLAGVSAQYESEVVYHNMQEDLEKLGVVFKDTDSALKENEDIFREHFASVIPAADNKFSALNSAVWSGGSFIYVPKGVKVDTPLQAYFRINSENMGQFERTLIIADEDSSVHYVEGCTAPVYTTNSLHSAVVEIIVKDNAYCRYTTIQNWAPNVFNLVTKRAVADRGATMEWVDGNIGSKLTMKYPAVIMRGEGAKGTVLSIAIAGKGQHQDAGAKVSHLAPNCSSTIVSKSISKQGGKVTYRGICHFGRKSDGSKSKIECDTLIMDNESTSDTIPYNEILNNNITLEHEATVSKVSEDQLFYLMSRGLGEEEATEMIVMGFIEPFTKELPMEYAVEMNRLIKFEMEGSIG, encoded by the coding sequence ATGGCAAAAAAAATGCCTGATATCGGTGAATACAAATACGGGTTTTCGGATCGTGACGTGTCTATCTTCCGTTCTGGACGTGGACTGACAAAAGAGATCGTTGAAGAAATTTCACGTATGAAAGATGAACCTCAGTGGATGCTTGACTTCCGCTTAAAATCTCTTGAGCAATTCTATAAAATGCCAATGCCTCAGTGGGGCGGCGATCTTTCAGAGCTTAACTTTGACGACATTACGTACTATGTTAAAGCGTCTGATAAAACAGAGCGTTCTTGGGATGAAGTACCAGAAGAAATTAAAAATACGTTTGATAAGCTTGGGATTCCTGAAGCAGAGCAAAAGTATTTAGCTGGTGTATCTGCTCAGTATGAATCTGAAGTGGTTTACCACAATATGCAGGAAGATCTTGAAAAGCTTGGTGTTGTCTTTAAAGATACAGACTCAGCTTTAAAAGAAAACGAAGACATTTTTAGAGAACATTTTGCATCTGTTATTCCAGCTGCAGATAATAAATTCTCTGCTTTAAATTCAGCTGTATGGTCTGGTGGTTCATTCATCTACGTTCCTAAAGGGGTAAAAGTAGATACGCCACTTCAAGCGTACTTCCGTATTAACTCTGAAAACATGGGTCAGTTCGAGCGTACATTAATCATTGCAGATGAAGATAGCTCGGTCCACTATGTAGAAGGGTGTACAGCACCTGTTTACACAACAAACTCTCTTCATAGTGCTGTAGTTGAAATCATTGTAAAAGATAACGCATATTGCCGTTATACAACGATTCAAAACTGGGCGCCAAACGTATTTAACCTTGTAACGAAGCGTGCAGTAGCTGATCGTGGCGCAACAATGGAATGGGTTGATGGAAACATCGGTTCAAAACTTACGATGAAATACCCGGCTGTTATCATGCGTGGAGAAGGTGCAAAAGGAACGGTTCTTTCCATCGCGATTGCTGGTAAAGGACAGCACCAAGATGCTGGTGCAAAAGTTTCTCACTTAGCGCCAAACTGTTCTTCAACGATTGTGTCAAAATCAATTTCAAAACAAGGTGGTAAAGTAACGTACCGCGGTATTTGTCACTTTGGTCGTAAATCAGATGGTTCTAAATCTAAGATTGAGTGTGATACGCTTATCATGGATAACGAGTCGACTTCTGATACGATTCCTTACAATGAGATTTTGAATAACAACATTACGCTTGAGCACGAAGCAACCGTTTCAAAAGTGTCTGAAGATCAGTTGTTCTATCTTATGAGCCGTGGTCTTGGTGAAGAAGAAGCGACAGAAATGATTGTTATGGGCTTCATCGAGCCATTCACAAAAGAACTTCCAATGGAATATGCCGTTGAAATGAACCGTCTGATCAAGTTCGAGATGGAAGGTTCAATCGGTTAA
- the sufU gene encoding Fe-S cluster assembly sulfur transfer protein SufU has product MSSRDLDTLYRQVIMDHYKNPRNRGELEGDALTVNLNNPTCGDRVQVQMKVKDGEVTEAVFTGEGCSISLASASMMTQAVKGRSVEDALKLSDIFSDMMQGKDYDEKTFDLEDIEALSGVTKFPARIKCATLAWKALEQGLDVKPSS; this is encoded by the coding sequence ATGTCTTCTCGTGATTTAGATACACTCTATCGTCAAGTGATCATGGATCATTACAAGAATCCACGAAATCGCGGCGAGCTAGAGGGAGATGCACTTACCGTAAACTTGAATAACCCAACATGTGGGGATCGTGTTCAAGTTCAAATGAAAGTAAAAGATGGCGAAGTAACGGAAGCGGTTTTTACTGGTGAAGGTTGTTCCATAAGCCTTGCGTCTGCATCGATGATGACGCAAGCGGTAAAAGGACGATCGGTAGAAGACGCACTAAAGCTTTCAGATATTTTTTCAGATATGATGCAAGGAAAAGACTATGATGAGAAGACGTTCGATTTAGAGGATATTGAAGCACTTTCGGGTGTGACAAAATTCCCAGCGCGGATTAAATGCGCGACGCTTGCATGGAAAGCACTTGAACAAGGTTTAGACGTAAAACCATCATCATAA
- a CDS encoding cysteine desulfurase, with protein sequence MNAKEIKKLFPILDQHVNGNPLVYLDSAATSQKPIQVIEKLDDYYRRYNSNVHRGVHTLGTIATDEYEGARDKVRAFLNANDTAEIIFTRGTTTALNLVAQSYGNEHVQEGDEIVITPMEHHSNIIPWQQLAKRKNATLKYIPLQADGTVSIHDVENTITEKTKIVSVMHVSNVLGTVNPIKEIAAIAHRNGAVMAVDGAQSAPHIQVDVQDLDCDFFAFSGHKMGGPTGIGALYGKRALLENMEPVEFGGEMIDFVGLYDSTWKELPWKFEGGTPIIAGAIGMGAAIDFITDLGFNEIEQHEKELVDYSFERLADLSDLTIFGPRQRAGVVTFQLGDVHPHDVATVLDAEGIAVRAGHHCAQPLMKWLNVVATARASYYVYNTKEDVDALANGLVKAKEYFSDVFS encoded by the coding sequence ATGAACGCTAAGGAGATAAAAAAGCTTTTTCCAATCCTTGATCAACATGTGAATGGAAATCCGCTCGTCTATCTCGATAGTGCGGCTACTTCACAAAAGCCGATTCAAGTGATTGAAAAGCTTGATGATTATTACCGTCGCTATAACTCAAACGTTCACCGAGGTGTCCACACACTAGGGACAATTGCTACAGATGAATATGAGGGTGCTCGAGACAAAGTCCGAGCATTCCTCAATGCGAATGATACAGCAGAAATTATTTTCACAAGAGGAACAACGACAGCGTTAAATCTCGTTGCCCAAAGCTATGGGAATGAACATGTTCAAGAAGGGGATGAAATCGTCATCACCCCAATGGAACACCATTCCAACATCATTCCTTGGCAACAGCTGGCGAAACGTAAAAACGCCACGCTTAAGTATATTCCACTACAAGCAGATGGTACGGTTTCTATACATGATGTGGAAAATACGATCACAGAGAAAACTAAGATTGTTTCCGTCATGCACGTATCAAATGTACTTGGAACTGTAAATCCTATTAAAGAGATTGCGGCAATTGCTCATCGAAATGGTGCAGTAATGGCGGTAGATGGCGCACAAAGCGCTCCGCATATTCAAGTCGATGTGCAGGACCTAGATTGTGATTTCTTTGCATTTTCTGGTCATAAAATGGGTGGACCAACTGGAATTGGTGCTCTTTATGGAAAGAGAGCATTGCTTGAAAACATGGAGCCGGTTGAATTTGGCGGTGAAATGATTGATTTTGTCGGTTTGTATGATTCAACGTGGAAAGAACTGCCTTGGAAATTTGAAGGAGGAACACCAATTATCGCTGGTGCGATTGGTATGGGTGCTGCGATTGATTTTATAACCGATTTAGGGTTTAATGAAATAGAACAGCACGAAAAAGAATTGGTTGACTATTCGTTTGAGCGCTTAGCGGATCTTAGTGATCTAACGATTTTTGGCCCTCGTCAACGTGCTGGTGTTGTGACATTCCAGCTTGGTGATGTTCACCCGCATGATGTTGCGACCGTATTAGACGCAGAAGGCATTGCCGTTCGCGCAGGTCACCATTGTGCACAACCATTAATGAAATGGTTGAACGTCGTGGCAACGGCTCGAGCTAGCTACTATGTTTACAATACAAAAGAAGATGTTGACGCTCTGGCAAACGGATTAGTCAAGGCAAAGGAGTATTTCAGCGATGTCTTCTCGTGA
- the sufD gene encoding Fe-S cluster assembly protein SufD: MSVETNPMIGAEEIQKRSELNNEPKWLSDLRLAALEKVESLELPKPDKTKIHNWDFVNFTQDLGQSKVVTAVDELSADIREYLDEDATGNSLIVQDNASTVYQTNAPELVDKGVIFKDLATAVVENGDLVKKYLFSEAVGQDENKLTAMNAALMTGGVFIYVPKNVHVEVPLQALYASSKENGGLFNHVLLVAEDNSSVTYVENYAAYGDGVKVANVVAEVYVGSGARVSFGGVDTLSEGTTTYIVRRGHVERDGRIEWALGQMNDGDTVADNTTYLIGDGSFADAKLVTIGTGQQKQNFTTLIKHYGKHSEGYILKHGVMTGRALGIFNGISKIEKAATKSHGEQTERVLMLGERARGDANPILLIDEDDVTAGHAASVGRIDPLQMFYLMSRGISRTEAERLVIHGFLEPVVAQLPVESVRKQMRSVIERKAQR; this comes from the coding sequence ATGTCAGTTGAGACAAATCCAATGATTGGAGCGGAAGAAATACAAAAGCGCTCTGAATTAAATAATGAACCAAAATGGCTGAGCGACCTTCGTTTAGCAGCTCTTGAAAAAGTAGAGTCTTTGGAACTCCCTAAACCAGATAAAACAAAAATCCATAACTGGGATTTTGTAAACTTCACGCAAGATTTAGGTCAATCGAAAGTTGTCACAGCAGTGGACGAGCTTTCGGCAGATATTCGCGAATACTTGGACGAAGATGCGACAGGGAACAGCTTAATTGTTCAAGATAATGCATCAACGGTCTATCAAACGAATGCGCCTGAATTAGTAGATAAAGGCGTTATCTTCAAAGACCTTGCCACAGCTGTTGTGGAAAACGGCGATCTAGTGAAGAAATACCTTTTCTCTGAAGCCGTTGGTCAAGACGAAAATAAATTGACAGCGATGAATGCCGCGCTTATGACTGGCGGAGTTTTCATCTATGTACCTAAAAATGTACATGTGGAAGTGCCATTACAAGCGCTTTATGCATCTTCAAAAGAAAACGGAGGACTATTTAATCACGTTCTTCTCGTTGCAGAAGATAATAGCTCCGTAACGTACGTTGAAAACTACGCAGCTTATGGTGACGGCGTGAAAGTAGCAAACGTTGTAGCTGAAGTTTATGTTGGATCAGGTGCTCGCGTTTCATTCGGCGGCGTTGATACGCTTTCAGAAGGAACAACAACATACATTGTGCGCCGTGGACATGTTGAGCGTGATGGCCGCATTGAGTGGGCACTTGGTCAAATGAACGACGGGGACACAGTTGCAGATAATACGACGTATTTAATTGGCGACGGTTCGTTTGCAGATGCGAAACTTGTTACAATTGGAACAGGTCAGCAAAAGCAGAATTTCACGACGCTCATTAAGCATTACGGGAAGCACTCTGAAGGGTACATCTTAAAGCATGGTGTTATGACTGGACGAGCGTTAGGTATCTTTAACGGAATCTCGAAAATAGAAAAAGCAGCAACAAAGTCTCACGGTGAGCAAACAGAGCGCGTGCTTATGCTAGGTGAGCGTGCTCGTGGAGATGCAAACCCAATTCTTCTAATTGATGAAGATGATGTTACAGCAGGCCACGCAGCATCTGTTGGACGGATTGATCCGCTACAAATGTTTTACTTAATGAGCCGCGGTATTTCTCGTACTGAAGCAGAACGTCTTGTCATTCATGGCTTCCTTGAGCCAGTTGTTGCGCAGCTCCCAGTTGAGTCTGTTCGTAAACAAATGCGTTCGGTTATTGAGAGAAAGGCGCAGCGATGA
- the sufC gene encoding Fe-S cluster assembly ATPase SufC — MSVPNLKIENLHVSIDDKEILKDFNLEINGGEIHAIMGPNGTGKSTLASAIMGHPKYEITSGSVTMDGEDVLEMEVDERARAGMFLAMQYPSEISGITNADFMRSAINANREEGDELSLMKFIRKMDEKMDVLDMDQSFAQRYLNEGFSGGEKKRNEILQLLMLDPRIAILDEIDSGLDIDALKVVAEGVNQMRGENFGCLIITHYQRLLDYITPDKVHVMMQGRIVKSGGAELAERLEAEGYDWIKEELGIEDERIDAGQEA; from the coding sequence ATGTCTGTACCTAACTTAAAGATTGAGAATCTACACGTCTCTATTGACGATAAGGAAATCTTAAAGGATTTTAATTTAGAAATAAATGGTGGAGAAATTCACGCAATCATGGGACCAAACGGAACAGGGAAATCAACACTTGCTTCTGCGATTATGGGTCACCCAAAATACGAGATCACATCTGGTTCAGTCACAATGGATGGCGAAGATGTTCTTGAAATGGAAGTGGACGAGCGCGCCCGTGCTGGTATGTTCCTAGCAATGCAGTACCCAAGTGAAATTAGTGGGATTACAAATGCAGATTTCATGCGTTCAGCGATCAATGCAAACCGTGAAGAAGGCGATGAGCTATCTTTAATGAAATTTATTCGGAAAATGGACGAGAAGATGGATGTTCTTGATATGGATCAATCGTTTGCACAGCGTTACTTAAACGAAGGTTTCTCTGGTGGTGAGAAGAAGCGTAACGAAATTCTTCAACTATTAATGCTTGATCCGCGTATCGCCATTCTAGATGAGATTGACTCTGGTCTTGATATCGATGCATTAAAAGTCGTTGCGGAAGGTGTAAACCAAATGCGCGGAGAGAACTTTGGTTGCCTAATTATCACGCACTACCAACGTTTGCTTGACTACATTACGCCAGACAAAGTACACGTAATGATGCAAGGTCGTATTGTTAAATCTGGTGGAGCTGAACTTGCTGAGCGTCTTGAGGCAGAAGGTTATGACTGGATTAAAGAAGAGCTTGGAATTGAAGACGAGCGAATCGACGCTGGTCAAGAAGCGTAA
- a CDS encoding carboxymuconolactone decarboxylase family protein, with the protein MMQYKKGVGTFEEKMPIFAEKYNEFTEQCFKDGAISKKHKQLIALGMSIHAQDEYCMIYHTKGCLDNGCTEEELLEAISVATAFGSGAALSQGATLVQEAFREFGNSLQ; encoded by the coding sequence ATGATGCAATATAAAAAAGGCGTAGGTACATTTGAAGAGAAAATGCCGATTTTTGCTGAGAAATATAATGAATTTACGGAACAATGTTTTAAAGATGGCGCCATTTCTAAAAAACATAAACAGCTGATCGCTCTTGGTATGAGTATTCATGCACAAGATGAGTATTGCATGATTTATCATACAAAAGGGTGCTTAGATAATGGTTGTACAGAAGAAGAGCTCCTCGAAGCCATTTCCGTTGCAACAGCGTTTGGAAGTGGAGCAGCGCTTAGCCAAGGGGCAACCCTCGTGCAAGAAGCATTCCGTGAATTTGGCAATTCCCTTCAATAG
- a CDS encoding ABC transporter substrate-binding protein: MKKLMFSAVALSFVLAACGDSSEEQNEQEQNQDQEQTGYTVEDARGMEFTFEEPPETIVSILPSNTEIIFALGQGDKVVGVSDTDVYPEEVEDIEVVAEFENPYAERMLELDPDIIIGYEYGNNEMEQLNDLDLPAFAIDSAATMDDIFEDIQLIADALGVPEEGEQLINDMNAEFDEIAEAVEGVEERSVYFEISPSPDIWTLGTGTFQHEMIEIAGLQNVFDDVQGWTSISDEQVIERDPEFIYTTVHYTEAPLEEIRQRDGWDTIDAVENDNLEQMPPDIMDRPGPRITEATRILAETAYPEAFE; this comes from the coding sequence ATGAAAAAACTCATGTTTTCTGCAGTTGCGCTTAGCTTTGTGCTAGCAGCTTGTGGGGATTCGTCAGAAGAGCAAAACGAACAAGAGCAAAATCAAGATCAAGAACAAACAGGGTACACCGTAGAAGATGCACGGGGTATGGAGTTTACGTTTGAAGAACCACCTGAAACCATTGTTTCCATCTTACCGAGCAATACTGAGATCATTTTTGCTCTTGGTCAAGGAGACAAAGTGGTTGGCGTGTCTGATACAGACGTATATCCAGAAGAAGTAGAAGACATTGAAGTTGTTGCTGAATTTGAAAATCCATATGCAGAGCGGATGCTTGAACTTGACCCTGATATTATTATCGGTTACGAATATGGAAATAATGAAATGGAACAGCTGAATGACCTTGATTTACCTGCCTTTGCAATCGATTCTGCTGCAACAATGGACGATATCTTTGAAGATATTCAATTGATTGCAGATGCGTTAGGTGTACCAGAAGAAGGCGAGCAGTTAATCAATGACATGAATGCGGAGTTCGATGAAATTGCTGAAGCGGTAGAAGGTGTAGAGGAACGCTCTGTCTATTTTGAAATTAGCCCTTCTCCAGATATTTGGACGTTAGGAACAGGCACATTCCAACATGAAATGATTGAAATTGCTGGCTTACAAAATGTGTTTGATGATGTACAAGGCTGGACGAGCATTAGTGATGAACAGGTTATTGAGCGTGATCCGGAGTTCATTTATACAACAGTTCATTACACAGAAGCCCCGCTTGAAGAGATTCGTCAACGTGATGGTTGGGATACAATTGATGCAGTTGAAAACGACAACCTTGAGCAAATGCCGCCAGATATTATGGATCGTCCAGGACCGAGAATTACTGAAGCAACGCGCATTCTAGCGGAAACGGCTTATCCAGAAGCATTTGAATAA